A single window of Usitatibacter rugosus DNA harbors:
- a CDS encoding DoxX family protein, whose protein sequence is MNANVSNTAVLAGRILLGAIFMLSGFGKITGYEGTAGYMASKGMPMVNLLLPAAIAVELGGGLLLAIGLKARWAALAIFLFLIPTTLVFHAFWGIDPKEAATQQINFLKNLAIMGGMLMVFAHGPGRYSLDKS, encoded by the coding sequence ATGAATGCGAACGTGTCCAACACCGCCGTCCTCGCCGGCCGCATCCTGCTCGGCGCGATCTTCATGCTCTCCGGCTTCGGCAAGATCACCGGTTACGAGGGCACCGCCGGCTACATGGCCTCGAAGGGCATGCCGATGGTGAACCTGCTGCTGCCGGCCGCGATCGCGGTCGAGCTGGGCGGCGGCCTGCTGCTCGCCATCGGGCTCAAGGCGCGCTGGGCCGCGCTCGCGATCTTCCTGTTCCTGATCCCGACCACGCTGGTCTTCCACGCCTTCTGGGGGATCGATCCCAAGGAAGCCGCGACGCAGCAGATCAACTTCCTCAAGAACCTCGCGATCATGGGCGGCATGCTGATGGTGTTCGCGCATGGCCCCGGTCGCTACAGCCTGGACAAATCATGA
- a CDS encoding pirin family protein, whose protein sequence is MNELRKGQERGHAQHGWLDSFHSFSFADYYDPEHMGFGPLRVINEDRVQAGKGFGTHGHRDMEIISYVLDGELAHKDSMGNGSVIRPGDVQRMSAGTGVHHSEFNGSSDKPVHFLQIWIEPSSRGDKPSYEEKRFDEAAKRGTLRLIASPDGREGSVTVHQDANLYAALVDGAESVEFTQKPGRLTYVHVIRGAVEVNGQALVGGDAMKLTGEAAVRISKGRDAEVLLFDLNK, encoded by the coding sequence ATGAACGAGCTCCGCAAAGGCCAGGAACGCGGCCACGCCCAACATGGCTGGCTCGACTCCTTCCACAGCTTCTCCTTCGCCGACTACTACGACCCGGAGCACATGGGGTTCGGGCCGCTTCGCGTGATCAACGAGGACCGGGTCCAGGCCGGCAAGGGCTTCGGCACGCACGGCCACCGCGACATGGAAATCATCAGCTACGTGTTGGACGGCGAGCTCGCCCACAAGGACTCGATGGGCAACGGCTCCGTCATCCGCCCGGGCGACGTGCAGCGCATGAGCGCGGGCACCGGCGTGCACCACAGCGAATTCAACGGCTCGAGCGACAAGCCCGTCCACTTCCTCCAGATCTGGATCGAGCCCAGCTCGCGCGGCGACAAGCCCTCGTATGAAGAGAAGCGCTTCGACGAAGCCGCCAAGCGCGGGACGCTGCGCCTCATCGCTTCGCCGGATGGCCGTGAAGGCTCGGTCACGGTTCACCAGGATGCCAACCTCTACGCCGCGCTGGTGGACGGCGCGGAGAGCGTCGAGTTCACGCAGAAGCCCGGTCGGCTCACCTACGTGCACGTGATCCGCGGCGCGGTCGAGGTGAACGGCCAGGCGCTCGTGGGCGGCGACGCGATGAAGCTCACCGGCGAAGCCGCGGTCCGCATCTCGAAGGGCCGCGACGCCGAAGTCCTTCTTTTCGATCTCAACAAATAA
- a CDS encoding LysR substrate-binding domain-containing protein: MKLSLDSLQVLDAIDRRGSFAAAAEELHRVPSAITYSIQQLEEGLDVLLFDRRGHRAKLTEAGKELLNEGRHLLRSAADLECRVQQVARGWESELRIAVDTMVGMDKLFGVVAEFYGENPGTRLRFGHEVLGGTWDALASGRADLAIGAIGDGPPGGGFASRPLGRLTLALAAAPFHAVTREPQPLTSTVLTGYRAVSIADSSRLLPPRTVGLLSGQDVLTVPTLEAKVSALVAGLGVGRIPKWIAEREAYAGRLRILEVETGPVEGELLYSWHPDRAGKALKWFVKRLEDPLVAATLLS; this comes from the coding sequence ATGAAACTGTCCCTCGACTCCTTGCAGGTGCTCGACGCCATCGACCGCCGCGGCTCGTTCGCCGCGGCGGCGGAGGAGCTCCATCGCGTGCCGTCAGCGATCACTTACTCCATCCAGCAGTTGGAGGAGGGGCTGGACGTCCTGCTCTTCGACCGGCGCGGCCACCGGGCCAAGCTGACCGAGGCCGGAAAGGAGCTTTTGAACGAGGGCCGGCACCTGCTGCGCTCCGCCGCGGACCTCGAATGCCGGGTCCAGCAGGTGGCGAGGGGCTGGGAATCGGAGCTGCGCATCGCGGTCGACACCATGGTGGGAATGGACAAGCTCTTCGGCGTCGTCGCGGAGTTCTACGGGGAGAACCCGGGCACGCGCCTGCGCTTCGGTCATGAGGTCCTGGGCGGCACGTGGGATGCGCTTGCTTCGGGGCGCGCCGACCTCGCCATCGGCGCCATCGGCGACGGCCCGCCCGGCGGCGGCTTCGCGAGCCGTCCGCTCGGCCGCCTCACGCTGGCGCTCGCCGCCGCACCCTTCCATGCCGTGACGCGCGAGCCGCAGCCGCTCACGTCCACGGTGCTCACGGGCTACCGCGCGGTGAGCATCGCCGACAGCTCGCGCCTGCTGCCCCCGCGCACCGTGGGCCTGCTCTCCGGGCAGGACGTGCTCACGGTGCCCACGCTCGAAGCGAAGGTCTCCGCGCTCGTGGCCGGGCTCGGCGTCGGCCGCATCCCGAAGTGGATCGCCGAGCGCGAGGCGTATGCCGGGCGGCTCCGCATCCTCGAAGTGGAGACCGGGCCCGTCGAAGGCGAGCTTCTCTACTCATGGCATCCCGACCGCGCGGGCAAGGCGCTCAAGTGGTTCGTGAAGCGTCTCGAAGATCCCCTCGTGGCGGCCACCCTCCTTTCATGA
- the gluQRS gene encoding tRNA glutamyl-Q(34) synthetase GluQRS: protein MNYRGRFAPSPSGPLHFGSLVAALASWLDARAAGGEWLVRMEDVDTPRTVTGAEDAILRALEAFGLHWDGPVVRQSERTALYGAALERLRERGLVYRCKCSRKEIADSAMASVEGIEGVVYPGTCRHRALGLDVDGADRILSAGEAIAFTDRAQGPVSQRIAQDVGDFVLKRRDGLFAYQLAVVVDDADQGITDIVRGADLLLSTPRQVFLQRVLGYPTPRYLHIPVATRDGQKLSKQNRAPALDAKAATRLLGQGLAFLGQPVPRSGDPRELLAAATRDWDPARIPGTPAAEIHNM from the coding sequence ATGAACTATCGAGGCCGTTTCGCGCCGTCACCCTCCGGGCCGCTGCACTTCGGCTCGCTGGTCGCCGCGCTCGCGAGCTGGCTCGACGCGCGCGCTGCGGGCGGCGAATGGCTCGTTCGCATGGAAGACGTCGACACGCCCCGCACCGTGACCGGTGCCGAGGACGCGATCCTTCGCGCGCTCGAAGCCTTCGGCCTGCATTGGGATGGACCCGTGGTCCGCCAGAGCGAGCGCACGGCGCTCTACGGCGCCGCGCTGGAACGCCTGCGCGAACGCGGGCTCGTCTACCGATGCAAGTGCTCGCGCAAGGAGATCGCCGACTCCGCCATGGCGAGCGTCGAAGGCATCGAGGGCGTCGTCTATCCCGGGACGTGCCGCCACCGAGCGCTCGGCCTCGACGTCGACGGCGCCGACCGCATCCTCTCCGCCGGCGAGGCGATCGCGTTCACCGACCGCGCGCAAGGGCCGGTGTCGCAACGGATCGCGCAGGACGTCGGTGATTTCGTGCTCAAGCGCCGCGACGGATTGTTTGCCTACCAATTGGCGGTCGTCGTCGACGATGCTGACCAGGGCATCACCGACATCGTGCGCGGCGCCGACCTCCTGTTGTCCACGCCGCGCCAGGTCTTCCTGCAACGCGTGCTCGGATACCCCACGCCCCGCTACCTGCACATTCCCGTGGCGACCCGCGACGGCCAGAAGCTCTCGAAGCAGAACCGCGCGCCCGCGCTGGATGCGAAAGCGGCCACGCGGCTCCTCGGCCAGGGCCTCGCCTTCCTCGGCCAGCCGGTTCCGCGGTCCGGCGACCCGCGCGAGCTGCTCGCCGCGGCAACGCGAGATTGGGACCCGGCGCGAATACCGGGAACCCCGGCGGCCGAAATCCACAATATGTGA
- a CDS encoding efflux RND transporter periplasmic adaptor subunit, with product MLFKKKYVIAALALLVAAGVGTALALSQTGAKKDAKKNEEKVFEFAAGDLAEMQRVPLGRQIPVSGSVKPLLQATVRSKVPAEVAKIHVQEGQRVDAGTALVTLDTADLKARYDAQAATVAEAKARLDLARKNLANNKQLLEKTFISQNAYDTVSNTVLVAEAILLSAEAQATIAQRALNDASIRAPFNGVVAKRWVNVGDKVTADMPVAYVVDLGRMELEAAVPVGEIPFVHVGQEILFTVDGFPTRKFSGKVERVNPSAEAGSRTIMVFVTLPNADSSLKGGMFANGILATGAGTDVNVIPITAILEEGGQTFVHVVKGGKIERRSVVTGPRSVERGVIVVKEGLEPNVPVVIVKADGIKAGATAIVKGAAGAPPAAAAAPKAS from the coding sequence ATGCTCTTCAAGAAAAAGTACGTCATCGCCGCCCTCGCCCTCCTCGTCGCCGCCGGTGTCGGCACGGCCCTCGCGCTGAGCCAGACCGGAGCGAAGAAGGACGCCAAGAAGAACGAGGAGAAGGTGTTCGAGTTCGCCGCCGGCGATCTCGCCGAGATGCAGCGCGTGCCGCTCGGACGCCAGATCCCGGTCTCGGGCTCGGTGAAGCCGCTGCTGCAGGCGACGGTCCGCTCCAAGGTCCCCGCCGAGGTCGCGAAGATCCACGTGCAGGAAGGCCAGCGCGTCGACGCGGGCACGGCGCTCGTCACGCTCGACACCGCCGACCTCAAGGCGCGCTACGACGCGCAGGCCGCGACGGTCGCCGAGGCGAAGGCGCGGCTCGACCTCGCCCGCAAGAACCTCGCGAACAACAAGCAGCTGCTCGAGAAGACCTTCATCTCGCAGAACGCGTACGACACGGTGAGCAACACGGTGCTGGTTGCCGAGGCCATCCTGCTCTCCGCGGAGGCGCAGGCCACGATCGCGCAGCGCGCGCTGAACGACGCGTCGATCCGCGCGCCCTTCAACGGCGTGGTGGCCAAGCGCTGGGTGAACGTGGGCGACAAGGTCACCGCCGACATGCCCGTGGCCTACGTCGTCGATCTCGGCCGCATGGAGCTCGAAGCCGCGGTGCCGGTGGGCGAGATCCCCTTCGTGCACGTGGGCCAGGAGATCCTGTTCACCGTCGACGGCTTCCCTACCCGCAAGTTCAGCGGCAAGGTCGAGCGCGTGAACCCCTCGGCGGAGGCGGGCTCGCGCACGATCATGGTGTTCGTGACGCTTCCGAACGCCGACTCCTCGCTGAAGGGCGGCATGTTCGCCAACGGCATCCTCGCCACCGGAGCCGGCACGGACGTGAACGTGATCCCGATCACCGCCATCCTCGAGGAAGGCGGCCAGACGTTCGTGCACGTCGTGAAGGGCGGCAAGATCGAGCGCCGCTCCGTCGTCACGGGGCCGCGCAGCGTCGAGCGCGGCGTGATCGTCGTGAAGGAAGGCCTCGAACCCAACGTGCCCGTGGTGATCGTGAAGGCCGACGGCATCAAGGCCGGGGCGACCGCCATCGTCAAAGGCGCTGCCGGCGCCCCGCCCGCGGCCGCAGCCGCCCCGAAGGCGTCCTGA
- a CDS encoding efflux RND transporter permease subunit yields the protein MWFTRVSINNPVFATMVMAAIMVLGLFSYQRLSIEQMPDVSIPVAVVRTPYPGASAEAVEQEVTRRIEEAVNTVSGIRTIRSGSQLGFSWVVAEFELDVDIKTAIQDVRDKVAEARRTFNRDVGEPTVSRADNDNDQPVVYLTMQSDVRSLREVSDLAEDLVAKRLQGAPGVGNVEVNGSVQRELAIRLKPEMMAAYGVGIDQIIAAVRVENQDAPAGSLISDKMERVVRVQGKIKSPQEFERIIVARRGTGANTTAVTLGQLADVRDTQREENSLATMDGKRAISIQIRKTRGANTIEMAAAIRKQIESLKKTLPADVKLEVSFDRSEFIRDSVDNVKHTIIEGALLTVLIVFLFLHSWRSTVITGLTLPISVFATFIAMNAFGFTINFITLLALSLSIGVLIDDAIVVRENIVRHLKMGKTHRQAALEATQEIGLAVMATTFTIVAVFVPVAFMGGIIGKFFYQFGITVVVAVMVSLFVSFTLDPMLSSVWKDPPSAWMQRGPLGWVLRQQDRFMDWLHAKYDAILRWAFKTDYRKLWIPTYSFHEKRFRRATIRNRGIVLWMALLTLAAAFGLLAAGLVKSEFVPQTDEGWTSLRIQTPVGSSLAYTTSKAEQVEAALKDYPEIKRLSKSVWRNSAWFEIQLVDKKKRSKSQKQMDDEFRNRLKRIAGLEVNIGWNRPIRIFAQGSDIKELDRISQEVIAKIKEVKGTVDVESSFKPTSPALDIVVNRELASDMGVSMQQIGLTTRALLAGELAGQWEGPDGENHQILIRLPRDERTGIADLDKIYVASYSFNADATPRMVPLRQIAEFRPSLSERTIERRNLQRQIQIWGGVGSGATSGEVLAEVRKITSSTALPPGYRFDYGGDGEMMQESGKYAVIALGIAVIFIYLVLASQFGSFLQPLAIMASLPLSLIGVFLALMIFKSTLNIFSVIGFIMLMGLVTKNAILLVDFTNQGIREGKDRYTAILDAGQVRLRPILMTTAAMVFGMLPLALALGAGSEQQSPMAHAVIGGIITSTALTLVVVPVLFTYFDTLGRKATQWITKGETVDSHRAPTAALPAEGDD from the coding sequence ATGTGGTTCACGCGCGTCTCGATCAACAACCCGGTCTTCGCGACCATGGTGATGGCCGCGATCATGGTGCTCGGCCTCTTCTCCTACCAGCGCCTGTCGATCGAGCAGATGCCCGACGTGAGCATTCCCGTTGCGGTGGTGCGCACGCCTTACCCCGGTGCGTCGGCCGAGGCGGTCGAGCAGGAAGTCACGCGCCGCATCGAAGAGGCGGTGAACACCGTCTCCGGCATTCGTACCATCCGCTCCGGCTCGCAGCTCGGCTTCTCGTGGGTCGTGGCCGAGTTCGAGCTCGACGTCGACATCAAGACCGCCATCCAGGACGTGCGCGACAAGGTCGCCGAGGCACGCCGCACGTTCAACCGCGACGTGGGCGAGCCCACGGTCTCGCGCGCGGACAACGACAACGACCAGCCCGTGGTCTACCTCACGATGCAGTCCGACGTGAGGAGCCTGCGCGAAGTCTCCGACCTCGCCGAGGATCTCGTCGCCAAGCGCCTGCAGGGCGCCCCGGGCGTGGGCAACGTCGAGGTGAACGGCTCGGTGCAGCGCGAGCTCGCGATCCGCCTGAAGCCCGAAATGATGGCCGCCTACGGCGTGGGCATCGACCAGATCATCGCCGCCGTGCGCGTGGAGAACCAGGACGCGCCCGCCGGCTCGCTCATCTCCGACAAGATGGAGCGCGTGGTGCGCGTGCAGGGCAAGATCAAGAGCCCGCAGGAATTCGAGCGCATCATCGTCGCGCGCCGCGGCACCGGGGCCAATACCACCGCGGTCACGCTGGGCCAGCTCGCCGACGTGCGCGACACCCAGCGCGAGGAGAACTCGCTCGCCACGATGGACGGCAAGCGCGCGATCTCCATCCAGATCCGCAAGACCCGCGGCGCCAACACCATCGAGATGGCCGCCGCGATCCGCAAGCAGATCGAATCGCTCAAGAAGACGCTCCCCGCCGACGTGAAGCTCGAGGTGAGCTTCGACCGGTCGGAGTTCATCCGCGATTCGGTGGACAACGTGAAGCACACGATCATCGAGGGCGCGCTGCTCACGGTGCTGATCGTCTTCCTGTTCCTGCACTCGTGGCGCTCGACGGTGATCACCGGCCTCACGCTGCCGATCTCCGTGTTCGCGACCTTCATCGCGATGAACGCGTTCGGCTTCACCATCAACTTCATCACGCTGCTGGCGCTGTCGCTGTCCATCGGCGTGCTGATCGACGATGCGATCGTGGTGCGCGAGAACATCGTGCGGCACCTGAAGATGGGCAAGACCCACCGCCAGGCCGCGCTCGAAGCCACGCAGGAGATCGGCCTCGCGGTGATGGCCACCACGTTCACCATCGTGGCCGTGTTCGTGCCCGTGGCGTTCATGGGCGGGATCATCGGGAAGTTCTTCTACCAGTTCGGCATCACGGTGGTCGTGGCCGTGATGGTGTCGCTCTTCGTGTCCTTCACGCTCGACCCGATGCTCTCGTCGGTGTGGAAGGACCCGCCCTCGGCCTGGATGCAGCGTGGCCCGCTCGGCTGGGTGCTGCGCCAGCAGGACCGCTTCATGGACTGGCTGCACGCGAAGTACGACGCGATCCTGCGCTGGGCCTTCAAGACCGACTACCGGAAGCTCTGGATTCCCACCTACTCGTTCCACGAGAAGCGCTTCCGCCGCGCGACCATCCGCAACCGCGGCATCGTGCTGTGGATGGCGCTGCTCACGCTGGCCGCCGCGTTCGGCCTGCTGGCCGCCGGCCTGGTGAAGAGCGAGTTCGTGCCGCAGACCGACGAGGGCTGGACCAGCCTTCGTATCCAGACCCCGGTGGGCTCCTCGCTCGCCTACACCACGTCCAAGGCCGAGCAGGTAGAAGCGGCGCTCAAGGACTATCCCGAGATCAAGCGCCTGTCGAAGAGCGTGTGGCGCAACTCCGCGTGGTTCGAGATCCAGCTCGTGGACAAGAAGAAGCGCTCGAAGAGCCAGAAGCAGATGGACGACGAGTTCCGCAATCGTCTCAAGCGCATCGCCGGCCTCGAGGTGAACATCGGCTGGAACCGCCCGATCCGCATCTTCGCGCAGGGCTCCGACATCAAGGAGCTCGACCGCATCTCGCAGGAGGTGATCGCGAAGATCAAGGAAGTGAAGGGCACGGTGGACGTGGAGAGCAGCTTCAAGCCCACCAGCCCGGCGCTCGACATCGTCGTGAACCGCGAGCTCGCGAGCGACATGGGTGTGTCGATGCAGCAGATCGGCCTCACCACGCGGGCGCTGCTCGCCGGGGAGCTCGCCGGCCAGTGGGAAGGCCCGGACGGCGAGAACCACCAGATCCTGATTCGCCTGCCGCGCGACGAGCGTACCGGCATCGCGGACCTGGACAAGATCTACGTCGCCTCCTACTCGTTCAACGCCGACGCCACGCCGCGCATGGTGCCGCTGCGCCAGATCGCGGAGTTCAGGCCGTCGCTTTCCGAGCGCACGATCGAGCGCCGGAACCTGCAGCGCCAGATCCAGATCTGGGGCGGTGTCGGCAGTGGTGCCACCTCGGGCGAGGTGCTGGCCGAGGTGCGCAAGATCACCTCGTCGACCGCCCTGCCGCCGGGCTACCGCTTCGACTACGGCGGCGACGGCGAGATGATGCAGGAGTCGGGCAAGTACGCCGTCATCGCGCTCGGCATCGCGGTGATCTTCATCTACCTCGTGCTCGCCTCGCAGTTCGGCAGCTTCCTGCAGCCGCTCGCCATCATGGCCTCGCTGCCGCTGTCGCTGATCGGCGTGTTCCTCGCGCTGATGATCTTCAAGAGCACGCTCAATATCTTCTCGGTGATCGGCTTCATCATGCTGATGGGCCTCGTCACCAAGAACGCCATCCTGCTGGTGGACTTCACGAACCAGGGCATCCGGGAAGGCAAGGATCGCTACACCGCCATCCTCGACGCGGGCCAGGTGCGGCTGCGGCCCATCCTCATGACCACGGCGGCGATGGTCTTCGGCATGCTGCCGCTGGCGCTGGCCCTCGGGGCCGGATCCGAGCAGCAGTCGCCGATGGCGCACGCGGTGATCGGCGGCATCATCACCTCGACGGCGCTGACGCTCGTGGTGGTGCCCGTGCTCTTCACGTACTTCGACACGCTGGGCCGCAAGGCCACGCAGTGGATCACGAAGGGCGAGACGGTCGATTCGCACCGGGCGCCGACGGCCGCGCTGCCCGCGGAGGGCGACGACTGA
- a CDS encoding gamma-glutamyltransferase family protein, giving the protein MFTWDFPYTSQRMPVLAKNVVATSQPLAAQAGLQMLHRGGNAVDAALAAAITLTVVEPTSNGIGSDLFAILWDGKKLHGLNASGRSPAGWTPERFKGKTAMPIHGWDAVTVPGCVAAWADLSAKFGKLPFAQLFEFAIKYARESYMVSPITALSWARQAPNFKDFSEFSWTFLPKDRAPYAGERFYCPQQADTLEEIAATRGESFYRGPLAERIALASASDDGAMTAEDLAAHKNDWVDTISIDYRGYRLHQIPPNGHGIASLTALGILSGFDVSSHPADSADSIHLQIEAMKLGFADAWKHVSDPSTMQTTVEELLDAGYLAQRAKLIDMKRASHPKSGIPKDGGTVYLTTADESGMMVSLIQSNYMGFGSGVVVPGTGISLQNRGAGFKLVAGHANEVGPRKRPYHTIIPGFLTRDGVPVMSFGVMGGMMQPQGHLQMVVRLVDYHQNPQACTDAPRWIVNPDYTICVEDRMPATVTEELVRRGHKIVPPEVPMFGFGGAQLIHRLEDGYLAASDHRKDGCAIGF; this is encoded by the coding sequence ATGTTCACCTGGGATTTCCCGTATACCTCGCAGCGCATGCCGGTGCTGGCGAAGAACGTCGTCGCCACCTCGCAGCCGCTCGCCGCGCAGGCCGGCCTGCAGATGCTCCACCGCGGCGGCAACGCCGTGGATGCCGCGCTCGCCGCCGCCATCACGCTCACGGTGGTCGAGCCCACCAGCAACGGCATCGGCTCGGACCTCTTCGCCATCCTGTGGGACGGGAAGAAGCTGCATGGGCTCAACGCCTCGGGCCGCTCGCCCGCCGGCTGGACGCCCGAGCGCTTCAAGGGCAAGACGGCCATGCCGATCCACGGCTGGGACGCGGTGACGGTTCCGGGCTGCGTGGCCGCCTGGGCCGACCTCTCCGCCAAGTTCGGCAAGCTTCCCTTCGCGCAGCTCTTCGAGTTCGCGATCAAGTACGCGCGCGAGAGCTACATGGTCTCGCCGATCACGGCGCTGTCGTGGGCGCGCCAGGCGCCGAACTTCAAGGACTTCTCCGAGTTCTCCTGGACCTTCCTGCCGAAGGATCGCGCGCCCTACGCGGGCGAGCGCTTCTACTGCCCGCAACAGGCCGACACACTCGAGGAAATCGCCGCCACGCGCGGCGAGAGCTTCTACCGCGGCCCGCTCGCCGAGCGCATCGCCCTCGCCAGCGCCTCCGACGACGGCGCGATGACCGCCGAGGATCTCGCCGCCCACAAGAACGACTGGGTGGACACGATCTCCATCGACTACCGCGGCTATCGCCTGCACCAGATCCCGCCCAACGGCCACGGCATCGCCTCGCTCACCGCGCTCGGCATCCTCTCCGGCTTCGACGTCTCCTCGCACCCGGCCGATTCCGCCGACAGCATCCACCTGCAGATCGAGGCCATGAAGCTCGGCTTCGCGGATGCGTGGAAGCACGTGTCCGATCCGTCGACGATGCAGACGACGGTCGAGGAGCTGCTGGACGCCGGCTACCTCGCCCAGCGCGCGAAGCTGATCGACATGAAGCGCGCATCGCATCCGAAGTCCGGCATCCCGAAGGACGGCGGCACGGTCTACCTCACCACCGCGGACGAGAGCGGAATGATGGTCTCGCTGATCCAGTCCAACTACATGGGCTTCGGCTCGGGCGTCGTGGTGCCCGGCACCGGCATCAGCCTTCAGAACCGCGGCGCGGGCTTCAAGCTCGTGGCCGGCCATGCGAACGAGGTTGGCCCGCGGAAGCGCCCGTACCACACGATCATCCCCGGCTTCCTCACGCGCGACGGCGTTCCGGTCATGTCCTTCGGCGTGATGGGCGGCATGATGCAGCCGCAGGGCCACCTGCAGATGGTCGTGCGCCTCGTCGACTACCACCAGAACCCGCAGGCCTGCACCGATGCGCCGCGCTGGATCGTGAATCCCGACTACACGATCTGCGTCGAGGACCGGATGCCCGCGACCGTGACCGAGGAGCTGGTGCGCCGCGGCCACAAGATCGTGCCGCCCGAGGTGCCGATGTTCGGCTTCGGCGGTGCGCAGCTCATCCACCGTCTCGAGGACGGCTACCTCGCCGCGTCCGACCACCGCAAGGACGGCTGCGCGATCGGCTTCTGA
- a CDS encoding Bug family tripartite tricarboxylate transporter substrate binding protein, with translation MLVRIAASLALALAASAAHAQAWPTKPIKMIVPFPAGGPTDVLTRSLSDKLSTALGQAVVVDNKPGAGGTIGSDLAAKSPNDGYTLLMATGSTHSVGPYLQKLPYDPVKDFVPVVYVGYATNIMLISPKIPARNVREFIELAKKDPGKYNYSTSGIGSVAHLTAEMFSAQAGIKLTHVPYKGTQLSIPDLAQGTVSILFDSVMTAKPHLDSGRLNALGISSLQRSDLVPNLPTIDESGLKGFDSWNYFGIFAPAGTPKAVVDRVNTEMNKILGDPAIKERFRQLGFDITGGTQQDFVKVIASESAKWSKVIHDANVKPE, from the coding sequence ATGCTCGTCCGAATCGCCGCGAGCCTCGCGCTTGCGCTCGCCGCATCCGCCGCCCACGCCCAGGCGTGGCCCACCAAGCCCATCAAGATGATCGTGCCGTTCCCGGCGGGCGGCCCGACCGACGTGCTCACGCGCTCGCTCTCGGACAAGCTCAGCACCGCCCTGGGGCAGGCGGTCGTCGTCGACAACAAGCCCGGCGCCGGCGGCACGATCGGCTCGGACCTCGCGGCGAAGAGCCCCAATGACGGCTACACGCTGCTGATGGCCACGGGCAGCACGCACTCGGTCGGCCCCTACCTGCAGAAGCTGCCCTACGATCCGGTGAAGGACTTCGTCCCGGTCGTGTACGTCGGCTACGCCACGAACATCATGCTCATCTCGCCGAAGATCCCGGCGAGGAACGTGCGCGAGTTCATCGAGCTCGCGAAGAAGGATCCGGGCAAGTACAACTATTCCACCAGCGGCATCGGCAGCGTCGCGCACCTGACGGCGGAGATGTTCTCCGCGCAGGCCGGCATCAAGCTCACGCACGTGCCGTACAAGGGGACGCAGCTCTCCATCCCCGACCTCGCGCAGGGCACGGTCTCGATCCTCTTCGACAGCGTGATGACCGCGAAGCCGCACCTGGACAGCGGGCGCCTGAACGCGCTGGGCATCTCGTCGCTGCAGCGTTCCGATCTCGTGCCCAACCTCCCCACGATCGACGAGTCGGGCCTCAAGGGCTTCGACTCCTGGAACTACTTCGGCATCTTCGCGCCCGCGGGCACGCCCAAGGCCGTCGTCGACCGCGTGAACACCGAGATGAACAAGATCCTCGGGGATCCCGCGATCAAGGAGCGCTTCCGCCAGCTGGGCTTCGACATCACCGGCGGGACGCAGCAGGATTTCGTGAAGGTGATCGCGAGCGAATCGGCGAAGTGGTCGAAGGTGATCCACGACGCCAACGTCAAACCCGAATAG
- a CDS encoding haloacid dehalogenase type II gives MAQEISALVFDAYGTLFDVHSVTRLADTLFPGRGAALSAAWRTKQLEYTWLRSLMDRYEDFNRVTAASLDWSLEHLGLEADEAARRALVAEYRTLAVFPEVPAALDAMARQRPLAILSNGHPEMLEAVVEHNKLRNLFRGGVLSVHAAKVFKPHPSVYALAENRLGVPRSLTGFVSSNGWDAAGARTFGFQVFWVNRGKAPVERLGVRPDAVISNLSELAELLKQ, from the coding sequence ATGGCCCAAGAGATATCAGCCCTTGTGTTCGACGCGTACGGCACGCTCTTCGACGTGCACTCCGTCACGCGCCTCGCCGACACGCTCTTTCCCGGGCGTGGCGCCGCGCTCTCGGCAGCCTGGCGGACCAAGCAGCTCGAGTACACGTGGCTGCGCTCGCTCATGGACCGCTACGAGGATTTCAACCGCGTGACCGCGGCCAGCCTCGACTGGTCGCTCGAGCACCTGGGCCTCGAGGCGGACGAGGCGGCGCGGCGCGCGCTGGTCGCGGAATACCGGACGCTGGCGGTGTTTCCCGAAGTGCCCGCGGCGCTCGATGCGATGGCGCGGCAACGCCCGCTCGCGATCCTCTCCAACGGGCATCCCGAGATGCTCGAGGCCGTCGTCGAGCACAACAAGCTGAGGAACCTCTTCCGCGGCGGCGTGCTCTCGGTGCACGCGGCCAAGGTCTTCAAGCCGCACCCGAGCGTCTACGCGCTCGCCGAGAATCGCCTCGGCGTGCCGCGCTCGCTCACGGGCTTCGTGTCGTCCAACGGGTGGGATGCGGCGGGCGCGCGAACCTTCGGCTTCCAGGTCTTCTGGGTGAATCGCGGGAAGGCGCCGGTGGAGCGGCTGGGCGTGCGGCCCGATGCCGTGATCTCGAATCTCTCCGAACTTGCCGAGCTCCTGAAGCAATAG